GGTGTGGCCGCTGGTGCTGCTCGCGGTGTTCGTGCCGTTGTCCGTGCACCGATACGGAAGGCTGGGGAACTGAACACCGACTTCGAACCGGGCGAGCCACCACGGGCGGGACGGCTGGTGCTCGGCGGGCGCCGGCTGTCCCTGGTGGACGGCTTGCCCGAGCTGCTCGCCGGGACCGATCCCGATCCGTCCCGGGTGTTCTGGGCGACCGCGGCGACGGCCGCGCTGCGCCTGGTCGCGGCGGGCCGGCTGCTGCCGGGCGTCACCGAGGCCGGTCACGACGCCTGGCGCGTCGGACCCCTGGAACCGGCGGAAGCGGCGTGGCTGCGGGACCTGGCGGCCGCGATGCCGGTGGACGAGCGGGCGCCGGGGCCGCTGCTGCGGGCGTTCCTCGACGCCGTCGCCGACACCCTGCCCCGAACACCCGCGGCGGCGAAGGCGGCCGGGACGCGGTTGTTCGCCGCGGTCGCCCCGCAGCGGGCGGAGTCCGTGCGGGACTGGGCCGGCGAACTGGCCGCCGGGCTCGACTCGGGCATCCGGGTGTCGCTGCGCGTGGAAGCGCCCGAGGGATTCGACGCCGGCCGCTTCCACGCCGTCGTCCAGGTGCACAGCCTCGCCGAGCCGGGCCAGGTCGCCGACGCGGCGCAGCTGTGGGAGACAGGGCGGTTCGGGCCGCGGGCGCGCATCGACGTCGTGCTGGCGCTGCGGCGGGGCGCGCAGGTGTGGCCGGCGCTGAGCCCGCTGCTCACCTCGGCGGTGCCGGACGAGCTGGCCTTGGGCGAGGACGACGTGACCGAGCTGGTCGCGGCCGCGGCCCCGCGGCTGGCGGCGGTGGGCATCGACGTGCACTGGCCGGCCGAGCTCGCGGGTTCGCTGACCGCGCGGGCCGTGGTGAACGCCGGGGACGCGCCGGGTGATCTGCCGTCGTTCTTCGGTGGTGGCCGGGCGCTGGCGTTCGACTGGCAGCTCGCCCTGGGTGGCGAGGTGCTGACCGCGGCGGAGCTGGACGCGCTCGCCGAGGCCCGGCGTCCGGTGGTGCGGCTGCGCGACCGCTGGGTGCTGGTCGACCCGGCGCTGGCGGCGAAGGCACGCGAGCGGACGCTGAAGCCGCTCACGCCGGTCGACGCGCTGGGCGCGGCGTTGACCGGGACCACCGAGGTCGACGGCGAGCCGGTCGAAGTCGTCACCGAAGGCTGGCTCGCGCGGCTGCGGGAACGGCTGTCCGCGCCGCCGGAACCCCAGGCGCCGCCGGCCGGGCTGGCCGCGACGCTGCGGGACTACCAGCTGCGCGGGGTGCAGTGGCTGGCCACGGTGACCGGGCTGGGTCTCGGGGGCTGTCTCGCCGACGACATGGGCCTGGGCAAGACGGTCACGCTGATCGCGCTGCACCTGCACCGCGCGTCCGGGCCGACCTTGGTGGTGTGCCCGGCTTCGCTGCTGGGCAACTGGGAGCGGGAGATCCGCCGGTTCGCCCCGGGCGTGCCGGTGCGGCGCTTCCACGGGAGCGCGCGCTCCCTCGATGACGTCGACGACGCCGCGGGGTTCGTGCTCACCACCTACGGCACGCTGCGCACCGATCCCGCGCCCCTGGCCGGGGTGCGGTGGGGACTGCTGGTCGCCGACGAGGCCCAGCACGTCAAGAACCACCGGTCGGGCACGGCGAAGGCGCTGCGGCTGGTG
This genomic window from Amycolatopsis mongoliensis contains:
- a CDS encoding DEAD/DEAH box helicase, translated to MLGGRRLSLVDGLPELLAGTDPDPSRVFWATAATAALRLVAAGRLLPGVTEAGHDAWRVGPLEPAEAAWLRDLAAAMPVDERAPGPLLRAFLDAVADTLPRTPAAAKAAGTRLFAAVAPQRAESVRDWAGELAAGLDSGIRVSLRVEAPEGFDAGRFHAVVQVHSLAEPGQVADAAQLWETGRFGPRARIDVVLALRRGAQVWPALSPLLTSAVPDELALGEDDVTELVAAAAPRLAAVGIDVHWPAELAGSLTARAVVNAGDAPGDLPSFFGGGRALAFDWQLALGGEVLTAAELDALAEARRPVVRLRDRWVLVDPALAAKARERTLKPLTPVDALGAALTGTTEVDGEPVEVVTEGWLARLRERLSAPPEPQAPPAGLAATLRDYQLRGVQWLATVTGLGLGGCLADDMGLGKTVTLIALHLHRASGPTLVVCPASLLGNWEREIRRFAPGVPVRRFHGSARSLDDVDDAAGFVLTTYGTLRTDPAPLAGVRWGLLVADEAQHVKNHRSGTAKALRLVPAAARVALTGTPVENTLSELWAILDWSAPGLLGSLSEFRTRWAKPIEAGDPAAAERLSRLLRPFLLRRRKSDPGIAPELPAKTETDRPVALSPEQAALYEAVVREMMAGIAASDGITRRGRIVKLLTALKQICNHPAQYLKEPGGRSGKLELLDELLDTILAEGGAVLVFTQYVAMARLLEQHLAARGIGTQLLHGGTPVARREELVERFQAGEVPVFLLSLKAAGTGLNLTRADHVVHFDRWWNPAVEDQATDRAYRIGQTRPVQVHRLVAEGTVEDRIAAMLREKRALADAVLAGGEAALTELSDTELAELVELRSRG